A stretch of the Actinotalea sp. JY-7876 genome encodes the following:
- a CDS encoding FAD-dependent oxidoreductase, translating to MGRWPGVEAVLQSVVVGAGQAGLSAAHHLLRLGLRPWDDVVVLDANAAPGGAWQHRWDTLTMADVHGVAALPDDVAPPTSAERANAVVPQVFGEYERRGGLPVLRPVRVERVEALDGDAAGPLLVTGAGRTWTTRTVVSATGTWERPFVPHYPGSGSFAGRQLHTQGYRGPDELAGQHVVVVGGGLSAVQLLAEISEVATTTWVTRREPVWRTTPFTPDEGRRAVALVESRVRRGLPPQSVVSVTGLMLREQERAAAERGVYTRRPMFERIEPDGVVWPDGTRRRADVILWATGFRPDVAHLAPLHLRTPEGGIELDGTTAVRDPRVQLVGYGPSASTIGANRAGRTAARGVLRALGRAAG from the coding sequence GTGGGGCGTTGGCCCGGCGTGGAGGCCGTGCTGCAGTCCGTCGTCGTGGGGGCCGGCCAGGCCGGCCTCTCCGCGGCGCACCACCTGCTGCGGCTGGGCCTGCGGCCGTGGGACGACGTCGTCGTCCTGGACGCCAACGCGGCGCCCGGCGGCGCGTGGCAGCACCGCTGGGACACGCTGACCATGGCGGACGTCCACGGCGTCGCGGCCCTGCCCGACGACGTCGCGCCGCCCACCTCCGCCGAGCGCGCCAACGCCGTCGTGCCGCAGGTGTTCGGCGAGTACGAGCGGCGCGGCGGGCTGCCGGTCCTGCGGCCCGTGCGGGTCGAGCGCGTCGAGGCGCTCGACGGCGACGCCGCGGGCCCGCTGCTCGTCACGGGCGCCGGACGCACGTGGACCACGCGCACCGTGGTCAGCGCGACCGGCACGTGGGAGCGCCCGTTCGTGCCGCACTACCCGGGCAGCGGCTCGTTCGCGGGACGCCAGCTCCACACCCAGGGGTACCGCGGCCCCGACGAGCTCGCGGGGCAGCACGTCGTCGTCGTGGGCGGTGGGTTGTCGGCCGTGCAGCTGCTCGCGGAGATCAGCGAGGTCGCGACCACGACGTGGGTCACGCGCCGCGAGCCCGTGTGGCGCACCACGCCGTTCACCCCCGACGAGGGACGCCGCGCCGTCGCGCTGGTCGAGTCGCGCGTGCGGCGGGGTCTGCCGCCGCAGAGCGTCGTCAGCGTCACGGGCCTCATGCTCCGCGAGCAGGAGCGCGCCGCCGCGGAGCGCGGCGTCTACACGCGGCGGCCGATGTTCGAGCGGATCGAGCCCGACGGCGTCGTCTGGCCGGACGGGACGCGCCGGCGCGCCGACGTCATCCTTTGGGCGACCGGCTTCCGGCCCGACGTCGCCCACCTCGCGCCCCTGCACCTGCGCACGCCCGAGGGCGGCATCGAGCTCGACGGCACGACGGCGGTCCGCGACCCGCGCGTGCAGCTCGTCGGCTACGGCCCCTCCGCGAGCACGATCGGCGCCAACCGGGCCGGCCGGACGGCGGCCCGCGGCGTCCTGCGGGCGCTCGGGCGCGCAGCGGGCTGA
- a CDS encoding SDR family NAD(P)-dependent oxidoreductase, with protein MTGRTIVITGASDGIGAAAARDLAARGERVIVVGRSPQKTADVARGIGAEHLVADFARLDDVRALAAALVERTDRIDVLANNAGGVFGRRELTVDGHETTFQVNHLAPFLLTRLLLDRLRAAGTSTVVTTSSAANRFGRIDLDDLESERGSTPSRAYGASKLANILFTRGLHARHAADGVAAVAFHPGTVATGFAAGSTSVFRLVYRTPLRRFLLTSAEEGGSHLAHFVDGAPGVDWLPGEYYDLRRQAAPNPQALDDRLVDGLWERSAAMVG; from the coding sequence GTGACCGGCAGGACCATCGTCATCACCGGAGCCAGTGACGGCATCGGCGCCGCGGCGGCGCGGGACCTGGCCGCGCGGGGCGAGCGCGTGATCGTCGTCGGCCGCTCACCGCAGAAGACGGCCGACGTCGCCCGTGGGATCGGGGCCGAGCACCTCGTGGCGGACTTCGCGCGGCTCGACGACGTCCGTGCGCTCGCGGCCGCGCTGGTCGAGCGGACCGACCGGATCGACGTGCTCGCGAACAACGCGGGCGGCGTGTTCGGCCGGCGCGAGCTCACGGTGGACGGTCACGAGACCACGTTCCAGGTCAACCACCTGGCGCCGTTCCTGCTGACGCGGCTGCTCCTGGACCGGCTGCGCGCGGCCGGCACCTCGACGGTCGTGACGACGTCGAGCGCTGCGAACCGCTTCGGGCGCATCGACCTCGACGACCTGGAGAGCGAACGCGGCTCCACGCCGAGCCGGGCGTACGGCGCGAGCAAGCTCGCCAACATCCTGTTCACGCGCGGCCTGCACGCGCGCCATGCGGCCGACGGCGTCGCGGCCGTCGCGTTCCACCCGGGCACGGTGGCGACGGGGTTCGCGGCGGGCAGCACGAGCGTGTTCCGGCTCGTGTACCGCACGCCGCTGCGCCGGTTCCTGCTCACGAGCGCCGAGGAGGGCGGGTCGCACCTCGCGCACTTCGTCGACGGGGCACCCGGCGTCGACTGGTTACCGGGGGAGTACTACGACCTGCGTCGGCAGGCCGCCCCGAACCCGCAGGCGCTGGACGACCGGCTGGTCGACGGGCTCTGGGAGCGCAGCGCGGCGATGGTGGGGTAG
- a CDS encoding DUF664 domain-containing protein, translating to MSDDTVLSTSIAEPSPTAGEAEMLLFSLDRSRAQFAWKVGGLDTATLHAPHPPSAMTLGGLIKHLALVEDQRTAEHLGGPGFGAVWSGWDGPEWEWRSAADDSASQLYALWRDAVERSRAAWTRALAEGGLDAPASSGQGTLRRVLVDLTDEYARHVGHADLMREAIDGLVGEDPPQGDR from the coding sequence ATGAGCGACGACACCGTACTGAGCACGAGCATCGCCGAGCCGTCACCGACGGCCGGCGAGGCCGAGATGCTGCTGTTCTCGCTGGACCGCTCCCGCGCGCAGTTCGCGTGGAAGGTGGGCGGCCTGGACACCGCGACGCTGCACGCGCCGCACCCGCCGTCGGCCATGACGCTCGGGGGCCTGATCAAGCACCTCGCGCTGGTCGAGGACCAGCGCACGGCCGAGCACCTCGGCGGACCGGGCTTCGGCGCCGTCTGGTCCGGGTGGGACGGGCCCGAGTGGGAGTGGCGCTCCGCCGCCGACGACTCCGCCTCGCAGCTCTACGCACTGTGGCGCGACGCCGTCGAGCGCTCGCGGGCCGCGTGGACGCGCGCGCTGGCCGAGGGCGGGCTCGACGCGCCGGCGTCCAGCGGCCAGGGCACCCTGCGGCGCGTGCTGGTCGACCTCACCGACGAGTACGCCCGGCACGTGGGCCACGCCGACCTGATGCGGGAGGCGATCGACGGCCTCGTCGGGGAGGACCCGCCGCAGGGCGACCGGTAG
- a CDS encoding YafY family protein, producing MGADASPTARALLALELIQAAPGITAERLGRRLGVSERAARRYVEILREAGLPIETLRGRYGGYRAGRGLRLPPLLFTSAEALGLVMAVLDGHHAAADPSDPVGSALGKLVRALPEPVAAQADAVRRTTAPAPDHAAARPDPATTSALVEACAHGRAVRLEYRTEAGTERTFEVDPWAVVVRHARWYLLCRAHHAPSGDAVRAYRVDRVTDVAPLERTFEPPAGLDPVALLEEHLASGWRYPVEVEVEAPADVVRRHVPRSVGRVEEVDGGRSRIVGTTSNAASYAEWLALLPVAYRVAAGDEVRAAVRELGLRAVAASAEPPASPVG from the coding sequence ATGGGTGCCGACGCCAGCCCGACGGCGCGTGCGCTGCTCGCGCTCGAGCTGATCCAGGCCGCGCCCGGCATCACGGCGGAGCGGCTGGGGCGCCGGCTCGGCGTCTCGGAGCGCGCGGCGCGGCGTTACGTCGAGATCCTGCGCGAGGCGGGCCTGCCGATCGAGACCCTGCGCGGGCGCTACGGCGGCTACCGCGCCGGGCGGGGTCTGCGCCTGCCGCCCCTGCTGTTCACGTCCGCCGAGGCGCTCGGCCTGGTCATGGCCGTGCTCGACGGCCACCACGCCGCCGCCGACCCCAGCGACCCGGTCGGCAGCGCCCTCGGCAAGCTGGTCCGCGCCCTGCCCGAGCCGGTCGCCGCCCAGGCCGACGCCGTCCGCCGCACGACGGCGCCGGCGCCCGACCACGCCGCCGCGCGCCCGGACCCGGCGACGACGTCGGCGCTCGTCGAGGCCTGCGCGCACGGTCGAGCGGTCCGCCTCGAGTACCGCACCGAGGCCGGGACCGAGCGCACGTTCGAGGTGGACCCGTGGGCCGTCGTCGTGCGGCACGCGCGGTGGTACCTGCTCTGCCGCGCGCACCACGCGCCGAGCGGCGACGCGGTGCGGGCCTACCGCGTGGACCGCGTGACCGACGTCGCGCCGCTCGAGCGGACCTTCGAGCCGCCGGCGGGACTCGACCCGGTCGCGCTGCTGGAGGAGCACCTGGCGTCGGGGTGGCGGTACCCGGTCGAGGTGGAGGTCGAGGCGCCGGCCGACGTCGTCCGGCGGCACGTGCCGCGCAGCGTGGGGCGGGTGGAGGAGGTCGACGGCGGGCGCAGCCGGATCGTCGGCACGACGAGCAACGCGGCCTCGTACGCCGAGTGGCTGGCGCTGCTGCCCGTCGCGTACCGGGTGGCCGCGGGGGACGAGGTGCGGGCGGCCGTGCGGGAGCTGGGGCTGCGGGCGGTGGCCGCGAGCGCGGAGCCTCCGGCTAGCCCGGTCGGGTAG
- a CDS encoding MFS transporter — MRAPTGRFAAPVLALSLVFVEFLAGMQSYLSQTVLPLVAAELDGAHLYGPLNAAAQAPMFLTMPLGAWLLSRFQVGRLMVVFTAVTVTGAVICAVAPSMGWFIAGTAVRAFASGALATVSMGAISRGLPPRYRQLVLAGMSGVWLFSSVLGPVYAVAAMAAFGWRWAMVLYLPVLLLARMLVARYTPERTEEVPAEKAPWGWSLVLAGGAAVLVLPVGAWSAVALAAGVSLMLLAARAVLPAGTFGRSRGRRAALAALAATAAVYFGASMVLSVVAHDAFGLGPERFGFIIAAPGLLWAAAALWTGTHPALDDAAFRRRALPAGASITTGVAVLLGTTLLADDASTAFIGLLLGACLLGLGMGSVYPDLLGRCLRQPDQPDGISDDRMAAAVVIAESVGMAVATTSAYAWLGTGLGLLDGPVPRAQVLYLVLLPLAVVMLQRLAAASRGAHAADGASRATRPG; from the coding sequence ATGAGAGCGCCCACGGGGCGGTTCGCCGCCCCAGTCCTCGCCCTCTCGCTCGTGTTCGTCGAGTTCCTCGCCGGGATGCAGAGCTACCTCTCCCAGACGGTGCTTCCGCTGGTGGCGGCCGAGCTCGACGGGGCACACCTGTACGGGCCGCTCAACGCCGCGGCGCAGGCACCGATGTTCCTCACGATGCCGCTGGGGGCCTGGCTCCTCTCGCGATTTCAGGTCGGGCGCCTCATGGTGGTGTTCACCGCCGTGACGGTCACGGGTGCGGTGATCTGCGCGGTCGCGCCGTCGATGGGGTGGTTCATCGCCGGCACGGCGGTCAGGGCCTTCGCGTCAGGCGCTCTCGCCACGGTGAGCATGGGGGCCATCAGTCGAGGACTCCCGCCGCGCTACCGCCAGCTGGTCCTCGCCGGGATGTCGGGGGTGTGGCTGTTCTCCTCCGTCCTCGGCCCGGTGTACGCGGTGGCCGCGATGGCCGCGTTCGGGTGGCGCTGGGCGATGGTGCTGTACCTGCCGGTCCTGCTCCTGGCGCGGATGCTGGTGGCGCGCTACACGCCCGAGCGCACCGAGGAGGTCCCCGCGGAGAAGGCGCCGTGGGGGTGGTCCCTCGTCCTGGCCGGCGGGGCGGCGGTGCTCGTGCTGCCGGTCGGCGCGTGGTCCGCCGTGGCGCTCGCCGCCGGGGTCAGCCTCATGCTCCTCGCTGCGCGGGCCGTGCTCCCGGCCGGCACGTTCGGCAGGTCGCGCGGCCGGCGAGCCGCGCTCGCCGCCCTGGCCGCCACCGCCGCCGTGTACTTCGGCGCCTCCATGGTGCTGTCGGTGGTGGCGCACGACGCCTTCGGCCTCGGCCCGGAACGGTTCGGGTTCATCATCGCCGCCCCGGGCCTGCTCTGGGCGGCGGCAGCGCTGTGGACCGGCACCCATCCCGCCCTCGACGACGCCGCGTTCCGTCGGCGGGCGCTGCCCGCCGGGGCGAGCATCACCACCGGCGTCGCGGTGCTCCTCGGGACCACGCTCCTCGCCGATGACGCGTCGACGGCGTTCATCGGCCTGCTGCTCGGGGCGTGCCTGCTCGGCCTCGGCATGGGCTCGGTGTACCCGGACCTGCTCGGGCGCTGTCTGCGACAGCCGGACCAGCCGGACGGCATCTCGGACGACCGGATGGCGGCCGCCGTCGTCATCGCCGAGTCCGTGGGCATGGCGGTGGCGACGACGTCGGCGTACGCCTGGCTCGGGACCGGGCTCGGTCTCCTCGACGGGCCCGTGCCGCGGGCCCAGGTGCTCTACCTCGTCCTGCTGCCACTGGCCGTCGTCATGCTCCAACGGCTCGCCGCGGCGTCCCGCGGCGCCCATGCCGCCGACGGCGCCTCCCGAGCTACCCGACCGGGCTAG
- a CDS encoding LacI family DNA-binding transcriptional regulator, translating to MAGDAAQRRATLDDVAAAAGVTKPTASKALNGRQDVSAATRERVLAAVTELGYRATTARAPAAGRTALSVVFDIPASPYILGVLQGVMASATGRGVDLLTRLAPERASRGQRTVAREWVADQRAAGVVGIIGLTLSEPDALIDAASDAALPFVIVDPVDTSHRRMVSVASSNWASARTATEHLIGLGHTRIAWIGGPEASGAARDRLYGYQAALDAAGLEMDPALVRSDHFDVASGARHATALLTSPEPPTAIMAADDEIAVGVLVAAHTLGVRVPDDLSVVGFDDTPQAAWTTPPLTTVHQHLEGMGRMAVETVLGMVEGRRPASRHVELATSLTVRDSTAAAPGRAAATDGPVPVDA from the coding sequence ATGGCAGGCGACGCCGCCCAGCGACGGGCGACCCTCGACGACGTCGCCGCGGCCGCCGGGGTCACCAAGCCGACCGCCTCCAAGGCGCTCAACGGACGTCAGGACGTCTCGGCGGCGACCCGCGAGCGCGTCCTGGCCGCCGTGACCGAGCTCGGCTACCGGGCCACGACGGCTCGTGCGCCCGCCGCGGGACGCACGGCCCTGAGCGTCGTGTTCGACATCCCGGCCTCGCCGTACATCCTCGGCGTGCTCCAGGGCGTCATGGCCTCGGCCACGGGACGAGGCGTGGACCTGCTCACCCGCCTGGCCCCCGAGCGCGCGTCGCGCGGCCAGCGCACCGTCGCCCGCGAGTGGGTCGCCGACCAGCGCGCGGCGGGGGTGGTCGGCATCATCGGCCTCACGCTCTCCGAGCCCGACGCGCTGATCGACGCCGCGAGCGACGCCGCCCTGCCCTTCGTCATCGTCGACCCGGTCGACACCAGCCACCGCCGCATGGTCAGCGTCGCGTCGAGCAACTGGGCTAGCGCCCGCACGGCCACCGAGCACCTCATCGGCCTGGGCCACACGCGGATCGCATGGATCGGCGGGCCCGAGGCGTCCGGCGCGGCCCGCGACCGGCTCTACGGCTACCAGGCCGCGCTCGACGCGGCGGGGCTCGAGATGGACCCGGCCCTGGTGCGCTCGGACCACTTCGACGTCGCCTCGGGCGCCCGGCACGCCACCGCCCTGCTCACCTCCCCCGAGCCGCCGACGGCGATCATGGCGGCCGACGACGAGATCGCCGTCGGGGTGCTGGTCGCGGCCCACACCCTCGGCGTGCGGGTGCCCGACGACCTCAGCGTCGTGGGCTTCGACGACACGCCGCAGGCAGCCTGGACCACGCCGCCGCTGACCACGGTGCACCAGCACCTCGAGGGCATGGGCCGGATGGCCGTCGAGACCGTCCTCGGGATGGTGGAGGGCCGACGGCCGGCGTCGCGCCACGTCGAGCTCGCGACCTCGCTCACCGTCCGGGACAGCACCGCGGCCGCCCCGGGCCGCGCAGCAGCGACCGATGGGCCGGTGCCCGTGGACGCGTGA
- a CDS encoding beta-xylosidase: MPVDASPTLLIDGRPSAEVPLRHVWNECVGAGRANEALRADWQEHFREAVDVLGARYVRFHGVFHDDMFVYRTADGGGFGPPTPLERPVHTYAYVDKVFDAILDAGARPFVELGFMPRELATQTETLFWWKAHCSPPTDMGAWVELVTTTVRHWIGRYGLEEVRRWPFEVWNEPNLVPHFWTGTRTEYFELYEATVRAIKDIDGGLRVGGPSSSVFVPDARYDGEVHDKSVEAATAEAPDPDVLPWKPVWIHELIDYCAERGLPLDFLSTHLYPTDYAYDTQGVGRPISRNRDATLHDLEALRKIIAASPYPDAELHVTEWSTSPSSRDHMHDTLFAATYIARAFLQCHDLAESIAYWTFTDVFEEGGGGIGPFHGGFGFVNEQGIHKPTFHAMAMLRRLGPTIALQTEHGVLTRTADGGVAGVFFNYPESMGSQSVGGATSYAQARRHLGQGPARRIAHTVAGLAPGTRYDVEVLDWDHGNVAEEWHRRGEPLNLSRQDVAELRRVADALDRRTVTTGADGVLVIDLDLAPWAVASIAPSTTS; encoded by the coding sequence ATGCCGGTCGACGCGTCACCCACGCTACTCATCGACGGACGTCCGTCGGCGGAGGTGCCCCTGCGGCACGTCTGGAACGAGTGCGTCGGCGCGGGCCGGGCCAACGAGGCGCTGCGCGCCGACTGGCAGGAGCACTTCCGCGAGGCGGTCGACGTGCTCGGGGCCCGCTACGTGCGGTTCCACGGCGTGTTCCACGATGACATGTTCGTCTACCGCACCGCCGACGGCGGGGGCTTCGGCCCGCCGACGCCGCTCGAGCGGCCCGTGCACACCTACGCCTACGTCGACAAGGTGTTCGACGCGATCCTCGACGCCGGCGCCCGCCCGTTCGTCGAGCTCGGCTTCATGCCCCGTGAGCTCGCGACGCAGACCGAGACCCTGTTCTGGTGGAAGGCGCACTGCAGCCCGCCCACCGACATGGGTGCGTGGGTCGAGCTCGTGACCACCACGGTGCGGCACTGGATCGGGCGCTACGGCCTGGAGGAGGTGCGCCGCTGGCCGTTCGAGGTGTGGAACGAGCCGAACCTCGTCCCGCACTTCTGGACCGGCACCCGCACGGAGTACTTCGAGCTCTACGAGGCCACGGTCCGGGCGATCAAGGACATCGATGGCGGGCTGCGGGTCGGCGGGCCGTCGTCATCGGTCTTCGTGCCCGACGCCCGCTATGACGGCGAGGTGCACGACAAGTCCGTCGAGGCCGCGACCGCCGAGGCGCCCGACCCCGACGTGCTGCCGTGGAAGCCGGTCTGGATCCACGAGCTCATCGACTACTGCGCCGAGCGCGGGCTGCCCCTGGACTTCCTCTCGACCCACCTCTACCCGACGGACTACGCGTACGACACCCAGGGAGTCGGCCGGCCGATCAGCCGCAACCGCGACGCGACGCTCCACGACCTCGAGGCGCTGCGCAAGATCATCGCCGCGAGCCCGTACCCGGACGCCGAGCTGCACGTCACCGAGTGGTCGACCTCGCCCTCGAGCCGCGACCACATGCACGACACGCTGTTCGCCGCGACGTACATCGCCCGCGCCTTCCTGCAGTGCCACGACCTCGCCGAGTCGATCGCGTACTGGACCTTCACCGACGTCTTCGAGGAGGGCGGCGGGGGCATCGGCCCGTTCCACGGCGGCTTCGGCTTCGTCAACGAGCAGGGCATCCACAAGCCGACGTTCCACGCGATGGCGATGCTCCGCCGGCTCGGGCCGACGATCGCGCTGCAGACGGAGCACGGCGTGCTCACCCGCACCGCGGACGGCGGCGTCGCCGGGGTGTTCTTCAACTACCCCGAGTCGATGGGCTCGCAGTCCGTCGGCGGGGCCACGAGCTACGCGCAGGCCCGCCGCCACCTCGGGCAGGGCCCGGCGCGTCGGATCGCCCACACCGTCGCCGGGCTCGCTCCGGGCACCCGGTACGACGTCGAGGTCCTGGACTGGGACCACGGCAACGTCGCCGAGGAGTGGCACCGACGCGGCGAGCCGCTCAACCTCTCGCGCCAGGACGTGGCCGAGCTGCGCCGCGTGGCCGACGCGCTGGACCGCCGCACCGTGACCACCGGCGCCGACGGCGTCCTGGTGATCGACCTCGACCTGGCCCCCTGGGCGGTCGCCTCGATCGCCCCTTCGACCACCTCCTGA
- a CDS encoding ABC transporter substrate-binding protein: MRINRQFGAAAATCAVAALTLTACGNGGGGGGGESAGEASEDNKPAELSVAAWMDFPQELLDEFEEEHGIEIVVNSFADGASAQTVLRNGLSADGAGLSDVHLVELDWWTEMMAVPEDWVELPEVPDRWVDWKVSQGSVDGMITGYGTDIGPLGIAFNQDMTTQAGLATDPESFGELIGGEDATWQSFLDAGREYVAVNDNYFIDSLTNAFQAAINLLPAAFEDPESGRPYDLAENTEVKDLFLMFAQAAEDDISAGIAIGHNDWGAGFQNRQWATVVTPAWMTGIIADNADGIEGWRIASTFPEGGGNWGGSFFAVPATGENTEWAVRLADHLTSADAAVAWFNTTGQFPSQLEAMSSPEIAEAENEFYGGQTVGQIYGDLAAAAGDSAAGGFRGENFAGIQTLVTDGIRLVESGSATPEQAWESVVADFDALGFETAN; the protein is encoded by the coding sequence ATGAGGATCAACAGGCAGTTCGGCGCCGCGGCCGCGACCTGCGCGGTGGCGGCGCTCACGCTCACCGCGTGCGGCAACGGCGGTGGCGGCGGCGGCGGTGAGAGCGCCGGGGAGGCGAGCGAGGACAACAAGCCCGCCGAGCTCTCGGTGGCCGCGTGGATGGACTTCCCGCAGGAGCTGCTCGACGAGTTCGAGGAGGAGCACGGCATCGAGATCGTCGTGAACTCGTTCGCCGACGGCGCCTCCGCCCAGACCGTGCTGCGCAACGGCCTGTCCGCCGATGGCGCCGGCCTCTCCGACGTCCACCTCGTGGAGCTGGACTGGTGGACCGAGATGATGGCCGTGCCCGAGGACTGGGTCGAGCTGCCCGAGGTGCCGGACCGCTGGGTCGACTGGAAGGTCAGCCAGGGCTCGGTCGACGGGATGATCACCGGCTACGGCACCGACATCGGTCCGCTGGGCATCGCCTTCAACCAGGACATGACCACCCAGGCCGGCCTCGCGACCGACCCCGAGTCGTTCGGTGAGCTCATCGGCGGCGAGGACGCCACGTGGCAGTCGTTCCTCGACGCGGGCCGCGAGTACGTGGCGGTCAACGACAACTACTTCATCGACTCGCTCACCAACGCGTTCCAGGCCGCGATCAACCTGCTCCCGGCGGCGTTCGAGGACCCGGAGTCCGGCCGGCCCTACGACCTGGCCGAGAACACCGAGGTCAAGGACCTGTTCCTGATGTTCGCCCAGGCGGCCGAGGACGACATCTCCGCCGGCATCGCCATCGGCCACAACGACTGGGGCGCCGGCTTCCAGAACCGGCAGTGGGCGACGGTGGTCACGCCCGCGTGGATGACGGGCATCATCGCGGACAACGCCGACGGCATCGAGGGCTGGCGCATCGCCAGCACCTTCCCCGAGGGCGGCGGCAACTGGGGCGGGTCGTTCTTCGCCGTGCCGGCCACGGGGGAGAACACCGAGTGGGCCGTCCGGCTCGCCGACCACCTGACGTCGGCGGACGCCGCTGTCGCGTGGTTCAACACGACCGGGCAGTTCCCCTCCCAGCTCGAGGCGATGAGCAGCCCCGAGATCGCCGAGGCGGAGAACGAGTTCTACGGCGGCCAGACGGTCGGCCAGATCTACGGCGACCTGGCCGCGGCGGCCGGGGACTCGGCGGCCGGCGGCTTCCGCGGCGAGAACTTCGCGGGCATCCAGACGCTCGTGACCGACGGCATCCGGCTCGTGGAGTCCGGCAGCGCCACCCCCGAGCAGGCCTGGGAGTCGGTGGTCGCCGACTTCGACGCCCTCGGCTTCGAGACCGCCAACTGA
- a CDS encoding carbohydrate ABC transporter permease, with protein sequence MASETAAARPARRVGWGQRLSRWDIKVSPYLYISPFFILFAIFGAFPLLFNVVVAMHEWHRRAGMGEFVGLDNFVWVLRQPLFWRSLENTFSIFLWGGVPQLVLSLLIAAVLDQNLRARTFWRMSVLIPFVVMPVATAMIFGQVFGQFGLLVPNLQDLGLLTHTDSPFFQDRLLSHIAIGSMVTFRWTGYNALILLAAMQAVPRELYEAATVDGASRVRQFFSVTIPSIRATLIFVVLTMTIGGLQVFDEARMYDGGGTGGGRGGADNQWTTVVLYLYDLGFGDWQDRLGQAAAVGWIFAFVIGIFSVINFLITRSISSSSTAPVRVSRARRKATIARLRDAAAEPGAMPDDAHDDAHDDAHDGVPGSDGAADLDLTKGAKR encoded by the coding sequence ATGGCATCCGAGACTGCGGCGGCGCGACCGGCGCGCCGGGTGGGGTGGGGGCAGCGACTGTCCCGCTGGGACATCAAGGTCTCGCCCTACCTCTACATCTCCCCGTTCTTCATCCTGTTCGCGATCTTCGGAGCCTTCCCGCTCCTGTTCAACGTCGTCGTCGCGATGCACGAGTGGCACCGGCGTGCCGGCATGGGCGAGTTCGTCGGGCTCGACAACTTCGTGTGGGTGCTGCGCCAGCCGCTGTTCTGGCGGTCGCTGGAGAACACCTTCTCGATCTTCCTGTGGGGCGGGGTGCCCCAGCTGGTCCTCTCGCTGCTCATCGCCGCGGTGCTCGACCAGAACCTGCGCGCCCGGACGTTCTGGCGGATGAGCGTGCTCATCCCGTTCGTCGTCATGCCGGTCGCCACCGCGATGATCTTCGGTCAGGTCTTCGGCCAGTTCGGGCTCCTCGTGCCCAACCTCCAAGACCTGGGCCTGCTGACCCACACCGACTCGCCCTTCTTCCAGGACCGCCTGCTCTCGCACATCGCGATCGGCTCGATGGTGACGTTCCGCTGGACGGGCTACAACGCGCTGATCCTCCTGGCCGCGATGCAGGCGGTGCCGCGCGAGCTCTACGAGGCCGCGACCGTCGACGGCGCGAGCCGCGTGCGCCAGTTCTTCTCGGTCACCATCCCGAGCATCCGCGCGACGCTGATCTTCGTCGTGCTCACCATGACCATCGGCGGCCTGCAGGTCTTCGACGAGGCCCGCATGTACGACGGCGGCGGCACGGGTGGCGGCCGCGGCGGCGCGGACAACCAGTGGACCACCGTCGTGCTCTACCTCTACGACCTCGGCTTCGGCGACTGGCAGGACCGCCTGGGTCAGGCGGCCGCCGTCGGGTGGATCTTCGCGTTCGTCATCGGGATCTTCTCGGTCATCAACTTCCTCATCACGCGCTCGATCTCCTCCTCGAGCACCGCCCCGGTCCGGGTCTCGCGGGCTCGCCGCAAGGCCACGATCGCCCGGCTGCGGGACGCGGCGGCCGAGCCCGGCGCGATGCCCGACGACGCCCACGACGACGCCCACGACGACGCGCACGACGGCGTGCCCGGGTCCGATGGCGCGGCGGACCTCGACCTCACGAAGGGAGCGAAGCGATGA